Proteins encoded in a region of the Longimicrobium sp. genome:
- a CDS encoding replication-associated recombination protein A: MSDPSLSLFGDAEPPPRRDEPAPVPAGPAGAVPLAERMRPRTLDEIVGQDHLVGPDGTLRKLLAAGHLPNLILHGPPGSGKTTLARVIAAQSGATFVPFNAVSEGVPRLREVVKEAETRRKAGRGTLLFIDEIHRLNKGQQDFLLPWIESGLMTLVGATTEHPAFEINPAVLSRSRVLVLQPLGEDDVRAVVRRALEDAERGLGGSVGLDGEAEDVLVRNTGGDARQAITGLEIAARLVGEGGTVTAEVAREALQQPTARYDTTLAYEMLSAFHKSLRSSSGSGALYWAMRMIQSGEDPKTVFRRLIAAAYEDVGLADPQAGIVAVQAAQAFERLGLPEGLLPLYNAILYVANAPKSNRAYLAGGAAAEAAREHPDAPVPLHLRNAPTSLMKEWGYGEGYRYAHDYEGAYTPQQCLPDEIRDLRFYEPSDRGFEAKIAARMKERGDPG; the protein is encoded by the coding sequence GTGAGCGACCCCTCCCTCTCCCTGTTCGGCGACGCCGAGCCCCCGCCGCGCCGCGACGAGCCGGCTCCCGTCCCCGCCGGTCCCGCCGGCGCGGTGCCGCTGGCCGAGCGGATGCGCCCGCGCACGCTGGACGAGATCGTGGGCCAGGACCACCTGGTGGGGCCAGACGGGACGCTGCGGAAGCTGCTGGCCGCCGGGCACCTGCCGAACCTGATCCTGCACGGGCCGCCGGGGAGCGGGAAGACCACGCTGGCGCGGGTGATCGCGGCGCAGAGCGGGGCCACCTTCGTCCCCTTCAACGCCGTGAGCGAGGGCGTCCCGCGGCTGCGCGAGGTGGTGAAGGAGGCCGAGACGCGGCGCAAGGCGGGGCGCGGCACGCTCCTCTTCATCGACGAGATCCACCGGCTCAACAAGGGGCAGCAGGACTTCCTGCTGCCCTGGATCGAGTCGGGGCTGATGACGCTGGTGGGCGCCACCACGGAGCACCCGGCGTTCGAGATCAACCCGGCCGTGCTCTCGCGCTCGCGCGTGCTGGTCCTGCAGCCGCTGGGGGAAGACGACGTGCGCGCGGTGGTGCGCCGCGCGCTGGAGGACGCGGAGCGGGGCCTGGGCGGGAGCGTGGGGCTCGACGGCGAGGCCGAGGACGTGCTGGTGCGTAATACCGGCGGCGACGCGCGCCAGGCGATCACCGGGCTGGAGATCGCGGCGCGCCTCGTCGGCGAGGGCGGCACGGTGACGGCGGAGGTCGCGCGCGAGGCGCTGCAGCAGCCCACGGCGCGCTACGACACCACGCTCGCCTACGAGATGCTGAGCGCGTTCCACAAGAGCCTGCGCTCCAGCTCGGGCTCGGGCGCGCTGTACTGGGCGATGCGGATGATCCAGAGCGGCGAGGACCCCAAGACGGTCTTCCGCCGGCTGATCGCGGCCGCGTACGAGGACGTGGGGCTGGCGGACCCGCAGGCGGGGATCGTGGCGGTGCAGGCGGCGCAGGCGTTCGAGCGGCTGGGGCTGCCCGAGGGGCTGCTCCCGCTCTACAACGCCATCCTGTACGTGGCCAACGCGCCCAAGTCGAACCGCGCGTACCTGGCCGGCGGCGCGGCGGCCGAGGCGGCGCGCGAGCATCCCGACGCGCCCGTGCCGCTGCACCTGCGCAACGCGCCCACCTCGCTGATGAAGGAGTGGGGCTACGGCGAGGGCTACAGGTACGCGCACGACTACGAGGGCGCCTACACCCCGCAGCAGTGCCTGCCCGACGAGATCCGGGACCTGCGCTTCTACGAGCCCTCCGACCGCGGCTTCGAGGCGAAGATCGCCGCACGTATGAAGGAGCGGGGGGACCCGGGGTGA
- a CDS encoding ZIP family metal transporter has translation MYALAAAGANLAGGLLITGHSHGGRALQRLLIAFGAGFMLATACIGMVPHAVEQGGESAAVGILVGYLLVHLTQHVITPHFHFGEETHHDEMVDPWVGIAALLGLVLHTFFDGVAIASGFRVGEWLGLLVFLAILLHKIPEGVTLASVMLASGNSRRRALAAVVALGVSTVLGVLLTEQVAPLATHGLALSAGVTLYVGASNLVPEIQKERNLAMALSVFAGAGLFYAAFLMLRGFVP, from the coding sequence TTGTACGCACTGGCCGCGGCGGGGGCCAACCTCGCCGGCGGCCTGCTCATCACCGGCCACTCGCACGGCGGGCGGGCCCTCCAGCGCCTGCTGATCGCCTTCGGCGCCGGGTTCATGCTGGCCACCGCCTGCATCGGCATGGTGCCGCACGCCGTGGAGCAGGGCGGCGAGTCGGCGGCGGTGGGGATCCTGGTGGGCTACCTGCTGGTGCACCTCACGCAGCACGTCATCACCCCGCACTTCCACTTCGGCGAGGAGACGCACCACGACGAGATGGTGGACCCCTGGGTGGGGATCGCCGCGCTGCTGGGGCTGGTGCTGCACACCTTCTTCGACGGCGTGGCCATCGCCAGCGGCTTCCGCGTGGGCGAGTGGCTGGGGCTGCTGGTGTTCCTGGCCATCCTCCTGCACAAGATCCCCGAGGGCGTCACGCTGGCCTCGGTCATGCTCGCCAGCGGCAACTCGCGGCGGCGCGCGCTGGCGGCGGTGGTGGCGCTCGGCGTCTCGACGGTGCTGGGCGTGCTGCTGACCGAGCAGGTGGCGCCGCTGGCCACGCACGGGCTGGCGCTCAGCGCCGGGGTGACCCTCTACGTGGGCGCGTCGAACCTGGTCCCCGAGATCCAGAAGGAGCGCAACCTGGCGATGGCGCTCAGCGTGTTCGCCGGCGCGGGGCTCTTCTACGCCGCCTTCCTGATGCTGCGCGGGTTCGTGCCGTGA